From one Ahaetulla prasina isolate Xishuangbanna chromosome 18, ASM2864084v1, whole genome shotgun sequence genomic stretch:
- the LOC131187003 gene encoding uncharacterized protein LOC131187003 — protein MLGDPARETRESVALEALSSFIMADLENRLSRAASEHVGQAKPSHCPEHKWASARDDVEKKSIFYPLSEQDEASTEGDTSPSQSRPPSQPTNEGSLVRMASVPGSLSTCGPSGSEQVGALDLQVRSKLGSELPKITLEKTDEGRGREEAPSSNEAGGEAAAGGEQAQQEGGEADPAKTLPEGQSQVAPDSDSDLAQTSSCKVKSGGLLTGHVGKWKKDPKSRTRDILCPDGPPPLASGESEKPSCQLGEGLA, from the exons atgcttggagaCCCGGCCCGGGAGACGAGAGAGAGCGTTGCTTTGGAAGCCCTGTCGAGTTTCATCATGGCTGATCTGGAAAACAGGCTCTCTAGAGCAGCCTCCGAGCATGTAGGGCAAGCCAAACCAAG CCATTGTCCAGAACACAAATGGGCTTCAGCAAGAGATGATGTGGAGAAAAAATCTATCTTCTACCCGCTGAGCGAGCAAGATGAAGCGTCTACAGAAGGCGACACCAGCCCTTCCCAAAGCCGGCCTCCCTCACAACCCACCAATGAAGGATCGCTGGTCAGGATGGCATCTGTCCCCGGATCTCTCAGTACCTGTGGACCAAGCGGGAGCGAGCAGGTGGGAGCCCTGGATCTTCAAGTGCGCTCCAAGTTGGGCTCGGAGCTCCCTAAGATAACCTTGGAGAAAACAGATGAAGGTCGAGGTCGGGAGGAAGCCCCAAGCTCCAACGAAGCAGGCGGCGAGGCTGCAGCAGGAGGAGAACAAGCCCAGCAAGAAGGGGGCGAGGCAGATCCTGCGAAGACCCTCCCAGAAGGTCAAAGCCAGGTTGCTCCTGACTCAGACAGCGACTTGGCCCAGACTTCCAGTTGCAAGGTAAAGTCCGGCGGGCTCTTAACGGGCCACGTCGGAAAATGGAAAAAGGACCCGAAGTCCAGAACTCGAGACATTCTGTGCCCCGATGGACCTCCACCACTAGCCTCAGGTGAATCAGAGAAGCCTTCCTGCCAGCTAGGAGAAGGCTTGGCTTGA